The following proteins come from a genomic window of Gimesia chilikensis:
- a CDS encoding C45 family autoproteolytic acyltransferase/hydolase, with product MVPAERYREIEVSGSPREMGRQLGEAAAEEVRAFCAVALERLQETMQVSPKQAQALAEVCLPVAREYSPDSVEELEGLAEAVAVPLWQIMLLQIRNQFTPEPDAGCTSLSVPDPSGRGAIVAQNWDNDPALDPFTIMLTRRPTGKPALMTLTQAGLISYIGFNSEGIGACLNSLPAPSRAHGVPHYFTLRELYEADSLTGAVEAIQRAERAIPANIMLATPEGPANLEVTIDSVQALRPDETSWITHTNHCLHPEFCHYNAEFPELIGSHPRKARIDELLHASSADPGVAEIKTALCDHQDYPRSICRHLNDDPDHGYWQTVFSVIIEPERQRMHVSRGTPCNQSYEVYQL from the coding sequence ATGGTTCCAGCTGAACGTTATCGTGAAATCGAAGTCAGTGGTTCTCCCCGCGAGATGGGCAGGCAGTTGGGAGAAGCTGCTGCTGAAGAGGTGCGGGCTTTTTGTGCTGTGGCGCTGGAGCGTCTTCAGGAGACGATGCAGGTCAGCCCGAAACAGGCTCAGGCTCTGGCGGAAGTCTGTCTGCCTGTTGCGAGGGAATATAGTCCCGATTCCGTAGAGGAACTTGAGGGGCTGGCCGAAGCCGTTGCTGTTCCGCTGTGGCAGATCATGCTGTTACAGATCCGGAATCAGTTCACCCCGGAACCGGATGCGGGCTGCACTTCGCTGAGTGTGCCGGACCCTTCCGGCAGGGGAGCGATCGTGGCTCAGAACTGGGACAATGACCCGGCTCTCGATCCGTTCACCATCATGTTGACGCGTCGCCCGACGGGGAAGCCGGCGCTGATGACGTTAACACAGGCCGGGTTGATTTCTTACATCGGGTTCAATTCAGAGGGCATTGGTGCCTGTCTGAATTCCCTGCCGGCCCCCAGTCGCGCACACGGAGTACCGCACTATTTCACGCTCCGAGAACTCTATGAAGCAGACAGCCTGACAGGCGCGGTGGAGGCGATCCAACGGGCCGAGCGGGCGATTCCCGCGAACATCATGCTGGCGACTCCCGAAGGACCTGCGAACCTGGAAGTGACGATTGACAGTGTGCAGGCCTTAAGACCGGATGAGACAAGCTGGATTACGCATACCAATCATTGTCTGCATCCGGAGTTTTGTCACTACAATGCTGAGTTTCCGGAACTGATCGGTTCACACCCGCGTAAGGCGCGGATTGATGAATTGCTTCACGCCAGTTCCGCTGATCCGGGAGTCGCAGAGATCAAAACCGCTCTCTGCGATCATCAGGATTATCCACGATCGATCTGCAGGCATCTCAACGACGACCCCGATCATGGTTACTGGCAGACCGTGTTTTCCGTGATCATCGAACCGGAGCGGCAGCGAATGCATGTCTCGCGTGGTACTCCCTGTAACCAAAGTTATGAAGTGTATCAGCTTTGA
- a CDS encoding MBL fold metallo-hydrolase codes for MISRWLRFLLWQPYALLCRRFPLWPFQVKITQPVEYVTCIQIDNLLTRTLSRFSGGYDYAVCYLVDETLLIDTGFPWARRSLKQTLQKLGVVETITTVVNTHYHEDHTGNNDLLVELCDAQVLAHADAIPEIRFPVELRWYRSFLFGPSAIADAQPVGTSISTEHTRFEVIETPGHCPGHICLFEPERKILFSGDLYIAADLDSQLGDADGPKWIASLEQAIQLRAEWLFDAHGTVLKGAEAVEQHLSRKLAFLQTIRDRVYEYATHAQTIEELTRKVFDQRGLVDFLSFGEGWLSLITGSDFSRSNIVKSFLREKFQQEASASLIEELEKEAGEPRISSA; via the coding sequence ATGATCAGCAGGTGGCTGCGATTTCTGTTATGGCAGCCTTATGCACTGCTCTGCCGCCGGTTTCCTCTCTGGCCGTTCCAGGTCAAGATTACGCAACCGGTGGAATATGTGACCTGTATTCAGATCGACAATTTACTCACACGTACGCTGAGCCGGTTCAGTGGTGGCTATGATTACGCAGTCTGTTACCTGGTTGACGAAACACTGCTGATCGACACCGGGTTTCCCTGGGCCCGTCGGAGTCTGAAACAGACGCTGCAGAAACTGGGTGTTGTGGAAACGATTACGACCGTCGTGAACACGCATTATCATGAAGATCACACGGGCAACAATGATCTGTTGGTGGAGCTGTGCGACGCGCAGGTTCTCGCGCATGCGGATGCGATTCCGGAGATCCGCTTTCCGGTGGAGTTGCGCTGGTATCGCAGTTTCCTGTTTGGTCCTTCCGCCATCGCGGATGCTCAACCCGTTGGAACTTCGATCAGTACGGAGCACACGCGGTTCGAGGTCATCGAAACTCCCGGCCATTGCCCCGGGCATATCTGTCTGTTCGAGCCGGAGCGGAAGATCCTGTTCAGCGGCGATCTCTATATCGCAGCCGACCTGGACAGTCAACTGGGAGACGCCGACGGTCCGAAGTGGATCGCCAGCCTGGAACAGGCGATCCAGCTGCGCGCCGAATGGTTGTTTGATGCGCATGGAACAGTTCTGAAAGGAGCCGAGGCCGTGGAGCAGCACTTGAGCCGCAAACTTGCGTTCCTGCAGACGATTCGCGATCGCGTTTATGAATATGCCACGCACGCACAGACGATTGAGGAGCTGACGCGCAAGGTCTTCGACCAACGTGGTCTGGTCGACTTTCTTTCATTTGGCGAAGGCTGGCTGTCGCTGATTACCGGTTCGGACTTCTCGCGGAGTAATATCGTCAAATCGTTTTTGAGAGAGAAATTCCAGCAGGAAGCATCTGCATCGCTGATTGAAGAACTTGAAAAAGAAGCAGGTGAACCGCGGATTTCCTCTGCTTAA
- the accB gene encoding acetyl-CoA carboxylase biotin carboxyl carrier protein, translating into MAKNEVPKGEPFDLEKLQTLFEMMEKHGLTEVNLKRGEETWKLRRGPQETISMVPATHAVPQAVPQPVAAAPAAPAPAPQEAAPAADSGPAIKSPTVGTFYSSPSPDDPPFVSVGSKVSADTIVCIVEAMKVFNQIPAELNGTISEVLVKDGEAVEFGQPLFRISQG; encoded by the coding sequence ATGGCAAAGAACGAGGTGCCGAAAGGCGAGCCTTTCGATTTGGAAAAACTTCAGACACTGTTTGAAATGATGGAAAAGCACGGATTGACGGAAGTCAATCTGAAGCGGGGCGAAGAAACCTGGAAGCTGCGTCGCGGTCCCCAGGAAACCATTTCCATGGTTCCTGCAACGCACGCTGTTCCTCAAGCGGTTCCGCAACCCGTTGCAGCGGCTCCTGCCGCTCCGGCGCCGGCACCTCAGGAAGCAGCTCCTGCTGCTGATTCGGGTCCTGCCATCAAGAGCCCGACCGTGGGGACATTTTATTCCTCACCCAGTCCCGATGATCCACCGTTCGTCAGTGTAGGATCCAAAGTCAGCGCTGATACGATTGTCTGCATTGTCGAGGCGATGAAGGTCTTCAATCAGATTCCCGCCGAGCTCAACGGTACCATCAGCGAGGTTCTGGTCAAAGATGGTGAAGCGGTCGAATTCGGCCAGCCGCTGTTCAGAATCAGCCAGGGCTGA
- the accC gene encoding acetyl-CoA carboxylase biotin carboxylase subunit: protein MFQRILVANRGEIALRVIRACREMGIETVAVFSEADRGAHYLSLADEAYCIGPAAATDSYLMINRIISAAEIGNVQAIHPGYGFLAENAHFAEVCRSCNIEFIGPPHEAMAQLGDKVSAREIAKNANVPVSPGTEGLVTDEAEALRVAQEIGYPVLIKATAGGGGKGMRVARNDISLKAGLKAAAAEAEAAFKNAGVYIEKYIENPRHVEVQILADNHGTVLHLWERDCSLQRRHQKLVEESPAPNLPQSVREEICKAACRLIEEAGYTNAGTVEFLVGPDNQFYFIEVNARIQVEHPVSEEVTGLDLIKQQIRVAAGEKLELKQKNVPCNGSAIELRINAEDPDNDFRGSPGKITKLRVPSGPGVRFDSHIYEGYTVGPYYDSLIGKLIVHRPTREESLACMRRCLDEFVIEGIKTTIPLAKKIFNHSAFIEGKVDTTFIERTW, encoded by the coding sequence ATGTTTCAGAGAATACTGGTTGCCAACCGAGGAGAAATCGCACTGCGGGTGATTCGTGCCTGTCGTGAGATGGGCATTGAGACAGTCGCGGTCTTCAGTGAAGCAGATCGTGGTGCTCACTACCTCTCACTGGCTGACGAAGCCTACTGTATCGGACCTGCTGCAGCGACCGACAGTTACCTGATGATCAACCGGATTATCAGTGCTGCTGAAATCGGTAACGTGCAGGCGATTCACCCCGGCTACGGGTTCCTGGCAGAAAACGCGCATTTTGCGGAAGTCTGTCGGAGCTGTAATATCGAATTCATCGGACCTCCCCACGAAGCAATGGCACAGCTGGGCGATAAAGTCTCGGCCCGTGAAATTGCCAAGAATGCCAACGTACCTGTTTCACCGGGTACCGAAGGTCTGGTCACCGACGAAGCTGAAGCCCTGAGGGTGGCCCAGGAGATTGGTTATCCCGTTTTGATCAAAGCTACCGCCGGCGGTGGTGGTAAAGGGATGCGAGTCGCCCGGAATGACATTTCGCTGAAAGCCGGTCTGAAAGCAGCCGCTGCTGAAGCGGAAGCCGCTTTCAAAAACGCCGGCGTTTACATTGAGAAATACATCGAGAATCCACGGCACGTGGAAGTCCAGATCCTCGCGGACAATCATGGCACGGTACTCCACCTCTGGGAGCGGGACTGCAGTCTGCAGCGTCGTCACCAGAAGCTGGTGGAAGAGAGCCCGGCTCCGAACCTGCCTCAGTCGGTTCGCGAAGAAATCTGTAAAGCGGCCTGCCGCCTGATCGAAGAAGCCGGTTATACCAATGCTGGTACGGTCGAATTCCTGGTAGGGCCGGATAACCAGTTCTACTTCATCGAAGTCAATGCCCGTATTCAGGTGGAACATCCTGTCAGCGAAGAGGTGACGGGCCTCGACCTGATCAAGCAGCAGATCCGTGTTGCGGCAGGCGAAAAACTGGAGCTGAAACAGAAGAACGTTCCCTGTAATGGCTCCGCGATTGAACTGCGTATCAATGCCGAAGACCCCGACAACGATTTCCGGGGTTCGCCGGGTAAGATCACCAAACTGCGCGTTCCATCAGGTCCCGGGGTGCGGTTTGATTCGCATATCTATGAGGGCTATACCGTCGGCCCTTATTATGACTCCCTGATTGGCAAGCTGATCGTGCATCGGCCGACACGCGAGGAGTCACTGGCGTGTATGCGTCGATGTCTGGATGAGTTCGTCATTGAAGGGATTAAAACGACAATTCCTCTGGCGAAGAAGATCTTCAATCATTCGGCCTTTATTGAAGGTAAAGTCGATACCACGTTCATCGAACGTACCTGGTAA
- a CDS encoding 6-phosphofructokinase gives MRVGILTGGGDCPGLNPVIRGAVRVICNAGGEVYGLLEGWRGAIEGNYIELNSENTDDIIFKGGTILGSSRTNPYKNEAEDVPKVRETFERLGLDCLIAIGGDDTLGVANKLWNDYKLPVIGCPKTIDNDLSSTDVTFGFDTSINIVMEAVDRLRTTAESHRRIMVVETMGRHAGWIALFSGLATAADYTLVPEVPIEMDRMVDVLKKRRANGKMYGIIIVSEGAQFNEEEGVVTQDGEVDDFGHVKLGGIGETVAKMIEDRTGFETRHVTLGHLQRGGSPSAADRVLGTRCGVHAGWLALKHHFGYMVALRGTSIVPVALADAVGEMRALEKNFLEEAEVFLQ, from the coding sequence ATGAGAGTTGGTATTTTAACTGGTGGTGGTGACTGTCCTGGTTTGAACCCGGTAATCCGCGGTGCCGTCCGCGTGATCTGCAATGCTGGTGGCGAAGTCTACGGCCTGCTGGAAGGCTGGCGGGGCGCCATTGAAGGCAACTACATCGAACTGAATTCGGAAAACACTGACGACATCATTTTCAAAGGGGGAACCATCCTCGGTTCTTCCCGTACGAACCCTTACAAAAACGAAGCGGAAGATGTTCCTAAAGTACGCGAAACCTTCGAGCGTCTGGGCCTCGACTGCCTGATCGCCATCGGTGGTGATGACACTCTCGGCGTCGCGAACAAACTGTGGAACGATTACAAGCTGCCCGTGATCGGCTGTCCCAAGACAATCGACAACGACTTGAGCTCCACCGATGTAACCTTCGGTTTTGACACTTCCATCAACATCGTCATGGAAGCCGTTGACCGTCTGCGGACTACAGCCGAATCGCACCGCCGGATCATGGTTGTCGAAACCATGGGGCGTCACGCAGGCTGGATCGCGCTGTTCTCCGGGCTGGCAACCGCCGCCGATTACACGCTGGTTCCCGAAGTGCCCATCGAAATGGATCGCATGGTCGACGTTCTGAAAAAACGTCGCGCTAACGGCAAGATGTACGGCATCATCATCGTCAGCGAAGGTGCACAATTCAACGAAGAAGAAGGCGTTGTCACCCAGGATGGTGAAGTCGACGACTTCGGTCACGTCAAGCTGGGCGGCATTGGTGAAACCGTTGCCAAGATGATCGAAGACCGGACCGGTTTCGAAACCCGTCACGTGACCCTCGGTCACCTGCAGCGTGGTGGTTCTCCCAGTGCAGCAGACCGCGTACTCGGAACCCGTTGCGGCGTTCACGCCGGCTGGCTCGCGCTGAAGCATCACTTCGGTTACATGGTGGCTCTGCGGGGTACTTCCATCGTTCCCGTTGCTCTGGCTGACGCTGTGGGTGAGATGCGTGCCCTCGAGAAGAACTTCCTCGAAGAAGCAGAAGTCTTCCTGCAATAG
- a CDS encoding PVC-type heme-binding CxxCH protein, with amino-acid sequence MNYRWLAIIPALFFSTSLTGSSLFAQSEHEADQAVPNLTVAPGLKATLFSSEPRISSPSSMDVDAQGRVWICEVVNYRAGIRNIPTREAGDRIVILEDTNGDGKADESKVFYQGNDINGSQGICVLGNKVIVAASPNVFLFTDEDNDGKADKKELLFKVAGGEHDHSAHASVFGPDGRLYWNFGNEGGQVFDAAGKPILERDGRPVLDNGKPYWGGMVFRCNLDGSDFEVLAHNFRNNYEVTVDSFGTLWQSDNDDDGNRGVRINYVMEFGNYGYLDQLTGARWKTPRTGMHEEIPLRHWHLRDPGVVPNLLQTGAGSPTGICVYEGALLPEKYRNEIIHSDAGPNVVRAYPVKKEGAGYEAEIANIITSEKDKWFRPSDVCIAPDGSLFVADWYDPGVGGHRIGDQERGRIFRIAPPDAKYQFQKLDLSTIEGAIAGIKSPNVATRYLAWNKLHELQAEAQPQLEELYQSDNQRFRARALWLLAGIEGKAGDYVSLAIKDKNPDIRITGLRAARRYKLDVIPLVKQLAHDDSPQVRRECAIALHHSKSPAAPELWATLVDQYDGKDRWYLEALGIGMDGQEKKFMTAWLKQAGDNWNTPVGRDLLWRSKIPLAIPYLVKIIEDPQTQQAALPRYFRALDFIPGKEKNEAVAELSLFKEDGNQKRETYIIAEALSRMSANVVTSDKKYQQALNQVIDSSRGTPEFIKLVEKFKAKEFYPELVKLGSHSGKSQTAVDAIRAALTLKQNALIQKALSSKRDNEKEQNEKLDLIWALGNTAHNGANKILLSIIQDPEEPLVDRREAVRAVAKSRPGAHALLDLAEKGKVDPQLEQTAAAAMSSTIMKDVKERAAKLFPAPPTRNNKPLPPINVLAGMKGDVVDGRVMFNTKGTCAKCHVVNGMGKEVGPDLSEIGKKLSREALFESILYPSAGISHNFEAYTVILVSGNVVNGLLVNKTDDAITIKDAEAIARTFKMDDVEEVIQQKVSLMPADLQKVLTEEELINIVEYLTTLKQAKPIKKASL; translated from the coding sequence ATGAACTACCGTTGGCTTGCCATTATTCCGGCTCTTTTTTTCTCAACCTCTCTGACAGGCTCCTCACTGTTCGCGCAGTCGGAGCACGAAGCCGATCAGGCCGTGCCCAACCTGACCGTGGCACCGGGGCTGAAGGCGACATTGTTTTCCTCCGAACCCCGTATCAGCAGCCCCTCCAGCATGGACGTCGATGCACAGGGCCGCGTCTGGATCTGTGAAGTCGTTAATTACCGTGCCGGGATCCGCAACATCCCCACCCGCGAAGCCGGGGACCGGATCGTTATTCTCGAAGATACGAATGGCGACGGCAAAGCCGATGAGTCGAAAGTGTTCTACCAGGGAAATGACATTAACGGTTCACAGGGAATCTGTGTGCTGGGGAATAAGGTCATCGTGGCTGCCTCTCCCAATGTCTTCCTGTTTACCGATGAAGACAACGATGGCAAGGCCGATAAAAAAGAGCTGCTCTTCAAAGTAGCGGGGGGCGAACATGACCACTCAGCGCATGCGTCGGTCTTCGGCCCGGATGGTCGGCTGTACTGGAACTTCGGCAACGAAGGGGGGCAGGTCTTCGATGCGGCCGGCAAACCAATTCTGGAACGCGATGGTCGCCCCGTGCTGGATAACGGGAAGCCTTACTGGGGCGGGATGGTCTTTCGTTGTAACCTGGACGGCAGCGATTTCGAGGTACTCGCCCATAACTTCCGTAATAACTATGAAGTGACCGTCGATTCCTTCGGTACCCTCTGGCAGTCAGACAATGACGACGATGGTAACCGTGGTGTCCGCATTAACTACGTGATGGAATTTGGTAACTACGGCTATCTCGATCAGCTGACCGGGGCTCGCTGGAAAACCCCGCGGACCGGCATGCACGAGGAAATTCCCCTGCGTCACTGGCATCTCCGCGATCCGGGTGTCGTTCCCAACCTGCTGCAGACCGGCGCCGGTTCCCCGACCGGGATCTGTGTCTATGAAGGTGCTCTGCTGCCGGAGAAATACCGTAATGAAATCATTCACTCTGACGCCGGTCCGAATGTGGTCCGCGCGTATCCAGTGAAAAAAGAGGGCGCCGGTTATGAAGCCGAGATTGCCAATATTATTACCAGTGAAAAGGACAAATGGTTCCGTCCCTCTGATGTGTGTATCGCCCCCGATGGTTCTCTGTTTGTCGCAGACTGGTACGATCCGGGCGTTGGCGGACACCGGATTGGTGACCAGGAACGCGGTCGAATTTTCCGCATTGCCCCTCCGGATGCGAAATACCAGTTTCAGAAACTGGATCTGAGCACCATCGAAGGCGCGATTGCCGGCATCAAGAGCCCCAATGTCGCGACCCGTTATCTTGCCTGGAACAAGCTGCATGAACTGCAGGCGGAGGCACAGCCACAACTGGAAGAACTCTATCAGTCTGACAACCAGAGGTTCCGCGCTCGCGCCCTCTGGCTGTTGGCTGGTATTGAGGGAAAAGCCGGAGACTATGTTTCTCTGGCGATCAAAGATAAGAATCCCGATATCCGCATCACCGGATTGCGGGCGGCACGTCGTTACAAGCTGGATGTGATTCCCCTCGTGAAACAGCTGGCTCACGATGACTCGCCCCAGGTACGCCGCGAATGTGCGATTGCCCTGCATCACAGTAAATCGCCCGCAGCACCGGAACTCTGGGCAACGCTCGTCGATCAGTACGACGGGAAAGATCGCTGGTATCTGGAAGCACTCGGGATCGGCATGGACGGGCAGGAAAAGAAGTTCATGACCGCCTGGCTCAAGCAGGCGGGCGATAACTGGAATACCCCGGTCGGTCGAGATCTGCTCTGGCGATCTAAAATTCCGCTGGCGATTCCGTACCTGGTGAAAATCATTGAGGATCCCCAGACGCAGCAGGCAGCACTGCCGCGCTACTTCCGTGCCCTGGATTTCATCCCCGGTAAAGAAAAGAACGAAGCCGTCGCCGAACTGTCTCTGTTCAAAGAAGACGGGAATCAAAAACGGGAAACCTACATCATCGCGGAAGCTTTATCGCGGATGTCGGCGAATGTCGTCACCAGCGATAAAAAATATCAGCAGGCACTGAACCAGGTGATCGACAGCAGCCGGGGGACTCCCGAGTTCATCAAACTGGTCGAAAAGTTCAAAGCGAAGGAATTCTATCCTGAACTGGTAAAGCTGGGCAGCCATTCCGGCAAGTCGCAGACCGCCGTCGATGCGATTCGTGCGGCTCTGACTCTGAAGCAGAATGCCCTGATTCAAAAAGCGCTGAGCAGCAAGCGGGATAATGAAAAAGAACAGAATGAGAAACTGGACCTGATCTGGGCGCTGGGAAATACCGCCCATAATGGTGCCAATAAGATTCTGCTCTCAATTATCCAGGACCCGGAGGAACCACTGGTCGATCGACGCGAAGCCGTCAGGGCGGTGGCGAAATCCCGTCCGGGAGCGCACGCGTTGCTGGATCTGGCGGAGAAGGGCAAAGTGGATCCCCAGCTGGAACAGACGGCTGCCGCTGCCATGTCTTCCACCATTATGAAGGATGTCAAGGAACGGGCTGCAAAGCTGTTCCCCGCACCTCCCACCCGGAACAACAAGCCTCTGCCACCGATCAATGTGCTGGCGGGCATGAAGGGGGATGTGGTCGATGGTCGAGTGATGTTCAACACCAAGGGGACCTGTGCCAAGTGCCACGTGGTAAATGGCATGGGGAAAGAAGTCGGCCCGGATCTCTCCGAGATCGGCAAGAAGTTGAGCCGCGAGGCGTTGTTTGAATCGATCCTGTACCCCAGTGCCGGGATCAGTCATAACTTCGAAGCGTACACGGTGATTCTGGTGTCGGGTAACGTGGTGAATGGTCTGCTGGTCAATAAAACCGACGACGCCATCACGATCAAGGATGCCGAAGCCATTGCCCGTACCTTTAAAATGGATGACGTCGAAGAAGTGATTCAACAGAAAGTCTCGCTAATGCCGGCCGATCTGCAGAAGGTACTGACGGAAGAAGAGCTGATCAACATCGTCGAATACCTGACGACGCTCAAGCAGGCCAAGCCGATCAAAAAGGCCAGTCTGTAA
- a CDS encoding DUF1080 domain-containing protein, whose amino-acid sequence MTSQRLFRIHTSLFCSLICLILATPQLLQAEDKGFQPIFDGKTLKNWDGDPRFWSVKDGAITGITTKDNPTQGNTFIIWRGGEPGDFELKLQYKIIGHNSGIQYRSFPIKGADKWRIGGYQADMEAGDKYSGILYGEKFRGILALRGEKTVIGKNHKPKVVGSVGDTDEIQKHIKKEDWNDYHIIARGNHFIHKINGITTVDVTDNDVDMRRDKGLIALQLHAGPPMEVQFRDIQLKELPASRETSSTDGAKKKVVLIAGKKSHGYGAHEHRAGCMLLAEALNNSGLNIEATVVTEGWPKDASILDDADSIVIYCDGGGRHPYNEHLDELDELAKQGVGMVNIHYGVEVPKGKSGDAFLRWIGGYFEEWWSVNPHWTADYKSLPSHPIANGVKPFSINDEWYYHMRFQPEMKNVDPILTAVPPKETLKRPDGAHSGNPAVRKTVGQPQHMAWAYERPDGGRGFGFTGGHFHWNWGNDDFRKLVLNAIAWSARVKVPADGVASAPVTLEQLEANQDYPQPDNFNPARIKALLAQWNQ is encoded by the coding sequence ATGACGTCACAGCGCTTGTTTCGTATTCACACCTCACTCTTCTGCTCTCTGATTTGTCTGATACTGGCAACGCCCCAGTTGCTCCAGGCGGAGGACAAAGGGTTTCAACCAATCTTTGATGGCAAGACTTTGAAGAACTGGGACGGCGATCCCCGTTTCTGGTCTGTTAAAGATGGCGCGATCACGGGAATCACCACGAAGGACAATCCGACGCAGGGGAATACCTTCATCATCTGGCGTGGAGGTGAGCCTGGCGATTTCGAACTGAAACTGCAGTACAAAATCATCGGACATAATTCAGGAATTCAGTATCGCAGCTTCCCTATTAAAGGCGCAGACAAGTGGCGGATCGGCGGTTACCAGGCGGACATGGAAGCCGGCGATAAATATTCGGGAATCCTCTACGGCGAAAAGTTTCGCGGCATTCTCGCACTGCGGGGCGAGAAGACCGTGATCGGCAAGAACCACAAACCCAAGGTGGTCGGTTCTGTCGGCGATACCGATGAGATTCAGAAGCACATCAAAAAAGAAGACTGGAACGACTATCACATCATCGCCCGCGGTAATCATTTCATTCACAAGATCAACGGCATTACCACCGTCGACGTGACCGACAATGATGTCGACATGCGACGCGACAAAGGGCTGATTGCACTGCAGTTGCACGCCGGCCCTCCGATGGAAGTGCAGTTCCGCGATATTCAACTCAAAGAGCTGCCGGCCTCCAGGGAGACGTCATCCACTGATGGCGCTAAAAAAAAAGTCGTCCTGATCGCCGGTAAAAAAAGTCACGGTTACGGGGCACACGAACATCGTGCCGGCTGCATGCTGCTGGCTGAGGCTTTGAATAACAGTGGTTTGAATATCGAAGCGACCGTGGTCACCGAAGGCTGGCCGAAAGACGCTTCGATTCTGGATGACGCTGATTCCATTGTCATTTACTGCGATGGGGGTGGCCGCCATCCTTACAACGAGCACCTGGACGAACTCGACGAACTGGCAAAGCAGGGCGTGGGGATGGTTAACATTCACTATGGTGTGGAAGTTCCCAAGGGGAAATCCGGGGACGCCTTCCTGCGCTGGATCGGCGGCTATTTTGAAGAGTGGTGGTCGGTCAATCCGCACTGGACCGCCGACTACAAAAGTCTGCCCTCACATCCGATTGCGAATGGCGTCAAACCATTTTCCATCAACGATGAATGGTACTACCACATGCGGTTTCAGCCGGAGATGAAAAACGTCGATCCGATCCTGACCGCAGTGCCTCCCAAAGAAACACTCAAACGTCCCGATGGGGCTCACAGCGGTAACCCGGCTGTGCGGAAAACCGTCGGACAGCCTCAGCACATGGCCTGGGCCTATGAGCGTCCGGACGGTGGTCGCGGCTTTGGTTTTACCGGCGGTCACTTTCACTGGAACTGGGGCAACGATGATTTCCGGAAACTGGTGCTGAATGCCATCGCCTGGTCTGCCCGGGTGAAGGTACCAGCCGATGGGGTGGCTTCGGCTCCGGTAACCCTGGAGCAGCTGGAAGCCAACCAGGATTATCCGCAGCCGGATAACTTTAACCCCGCACGCATCAAAGCCCTGCTCGCTCAGTGGAATCAATAG